A DNA window from Paenibacillus sp. HWE-109 contains the following coding sequences:
- a CDS encoding CBM96 family carbohydrate-binding protein, with translation MNRSLSSKISFLLCMVLMFASWISAYPNPVSADVGGGAATPVTVRVYASDDAFVRGGANANTKFGATTPASLQVKNYAGTNGVDKREAFIKFDLSSIPGVITGASLNIYGAVTDGAQPSGKPVSLSVYGVASDSWSGAEITWNASPLKDQVIAAPITMLNNKPANWYSADVSSYAAGQQVTDMTASMALTDLSLANCLVILNSSEAVNKPYLRVTFLPANPGDTQPPIWLGTDQLSVSLDSSDKVHLEWPQAEDDSGIASYRIYANDRLIGSVPSAVTHFTTDNLIPGTMYHFRVEAADFAWNWTHNGLLKDIAIPLSEISLIPSDDTFVNGGAKVDMNYGSETTLLVKKNSVDLTRESLLKFDHSSAIAAVGTATLYLFAYSSDGGGAIVTNQLYSTNTEQWNEAAVTWNNKPAAQHYLQSFTVNRTPGWYAMDVTSYVKEQFAANKSASFLIRQEVQNGLNVILNSKENAVNKPYLKITSTRVPPGAPVWGTSPEIAVTHAGEDEISVSWAQVSGADAYRIYANGVLAGTVSGSAINYTLTNLEIGKSYTIKLEAGKNGVWSTDGPLATASTVETKFVQSQQLGNVFLSSETPNVKVQTGRSAISWQMTDVWGTVAATGTAEPNNGEAIITFPASLRGYFSLKVTAEKVGRAPIDLETSLTVLAPYDGSQVSSSPFGVNTHLARTTTGWSPDLTELIDKAGIKNVRDASEWGSVEKQLGVYSIPSSPAAAAYMNDFRNKSIDQLWVLAFTNPLYDANSTPYTAEGREGFANHAKAVLDAYNGANASAPGYTRFLKEVEVYNEYNIGFGDRGTGPADSKPEYYYPMLKKTYETVKAAHPQTTVVGMSTAGVPLSWLESVMKLGGLSYMDAVSIHPYVYPKDPEQMLKSIDDMNVLIRKYNGGQTKPLWFTELGWPTHNTLSGVSEKKSADDLVRAYVLSLAKGVEKIYWYDFMNDGTNPAVNEDNFGLVRNKNDKLGAYTPKPAYTAYAVLIRQLSGAIFTADESMSGSYFTYLFKKEGQDTRVLWSVQPTPVAIRTQTPVRVVDYMGNETIYTPVQGKVYLTLNSDPVYLSGAIDGMDEDRTFYLNGETSLVREAGKLKLTVDNKTSETLTGMFEMNGQSYAFQAAVGSQQVLDLQVPGMDHEGSLPVRGKLISSAGNPLGHLSADIPFHKPFTIEVKPAAAVTSEEDPAVHIVIGNHAAEHALHLSGINWSIGGLSGTIPPKVIAPTTMDEVTIALPGFEEGKSYPLDITVRLDGYDPIRTVSSIDFNKVAYRGDVTEPVLIDLSTGTNKIKAESYTGKEDLSGNFHLSWDETNFYLDADVVDDVFQYPFTGQELYKNDSIQFGIAAGIPGLVSFNYEIGLSMTPEGSKIYFYNAPQGIPLGIHDNGDMILKVTRDEATHVTSYRLAMPWRELEPTAAVAGNTISFSLLVNENDNGSRDGYIEWGSGIGSAKDATLFRSAQLMAPAASDHTPPTAVVAYSTTASTNAPVIATITPSEPVTITNNGGSNQYTFLANGSFTFEFVDSAGNSGTATATVGNIASDSTGAPGKPVISDDNGYDTGIKDGSYKVTMNLWWGNNGMIYKLYENDVLIDTQMLGDHTPNVQSAVTDVTNKPNGTYRYVAELTNALGTTRSDPLTVQVNGAAPAKPELSSDNWAGADAYTIAMNMWWGTNGTRYRLYENGVLIDTLTLNANSPKAQSTMTVFRDKPRGTYEYWCELANDAGVSSSEKLIVQVN, from the coding sequence ATGAATCGATCACTAAGCTCAAAAATCTCTTTTCTACTTTGTATGGTATTGATGTTCGCAAGCTGGATAAGTGCATATCCCAATCCTGTATCCGCTGACGTTGGCGGTGGAGCTGCAACTCCAGTAACTGTTCGCGTTTATGCTTCTGATGATGCTTTTGTCAGAGGAGGTGCAAATGCGAACACGAAATTCGGCGCAACCACGCCTGCATCGCTTCAAGTTAAAAATTACGCCGGAACGAATGGGGTTGATAAGCGAGAAGCGTTCATCAAATTTGATTTGAGCAGCATTCCAGGAGTCATTACAGGAGCAAGTTTGAACATCTATGGGGCCGTAACGGATGGGGCTCAGCCCAGCGGCAAGCCGGTTAGTTTGAGTGTGTACGGTGTAGCCAGCGATAGTTGGTCGGGAGCGGAAATAACCTGGAATGCGAGTCCGCTCAAAGATCAAGTCATCGCAGCTCCGATCACCATGTTGAACAACAAACCTGCCAATTGGTATTCGGCCGATGTTTCTTCCTATGCTGCGGGACAGCAGGTGACCGACATGACGGCAAGCATGGCATTGACGGACCTCAGCTTGGCCAATTGCTTGGTTATACTGAACAGTTCGGAAGCTGTTAACAAGCCTTATTTGAGAGTCACTTTTTTACCTGCGAATCCCGGAGACACACAGCCGCCTATCTGGCTGGGAACAGATCAGTTAAGCGTCAGCCTTGACTCTTCAGACAAAGTGCATTTGGAGTGGCCGCAGGCCGAAGATGATTCAGGCATTGCCAGTTACCGGATCTACGCCAATGATAGGCTGATTGGCAGCGTTCCCTCAGCTGTCACGCATTTCACTACCGATAATCTGATCCCAGGCACAATGTATCATTTTCGCGTGGAAGCGGCCGATTTTGCTTGGAATTGGACGCACAACGGACTGCTCAAGGATATTGCTATCCCGCTTTCGGAAATAAGTCTTATACCGTCAGATGACACTTTCGTCAATGGCGGCGCTAAAGTGGATATGAATTACGGCAGCGAAACAACGCTGTTAGTCAAGAAAAATAGTGTCGATTTGACACGGGAAAGTCTTTTGAAATTTGATCATAGTTCTGCGATCGCGGCTGTCGGAACAGCAACTTTGTATCTATTTGCATATTCGTCCGACGGTGGAGGGGCAATCGTCACGAATCAGCTGTACAGTACGAACACCGAGCAGTGGAACGAGGCGGCTGTTACCTGGAATAACAAACCGGCTGCCCAGCACTATTTGCAATCTTTTACCGTGAATCGCACACCTGGGTGGTATGCCATGGATGTCACGTCATATGTGAAAGAACAATTTGCTGCGAATAAATCGGCTAGCTTCCTGATTCGGCAGGAGGTGCAGAATGGACTGAACGTCATCTTAAACAGCAAAGAAAACGCAGTCAACAAGCCGTATCTGAAAATTACGAGCACTAGAGTGCCACCGGGCGCTCCCGTGTGGGGAACTTCTCCGGAAATAGCGGTTACGCATGCTGGAGAGGACGAAATTAGTGTCAGTTGGGCGCAGGTTAGTGGTGCGGATGCATATAGGATTTATGCAAATGGCGTACTCGCGGGAACTGTAAGCGGAAGCGCAATTAACTATACACTAACTAATCTCGAAATTGGCAAGTCGTACACGATTAAGCTGGAAGCGGGTAAGAACGGCGTTTGGAGCACGGACGGCCCGCTTGCAACGGCGAGTACGGTAGAAACGAAATTCGTCCAATCACAGCAGCTTGGCAACGTGTTTCTGAGCAGCGAAACGCCAAACGTCAAAGTTCAAACGGGAAGATCAGCTATCTCTTGGCAAATGACAGACGTTTGGGGAACGGTGGCGGCTACCGGTACCGCAGAGCCAAACAACGGAGAAGCAATCATAACTTTCCCTGCTTCGCTGAGAGGATATTTCTCATTGAAGGTGACGGCGGAGAAGGTAGGCCGCGCGCCGATCGATTTGGAAACGAGCTTAACTGTGCTTGCGCCGTATGATGGAAGTCAAGTCAGCAGCTCACCATTCGGTGTCAACACTCATTTGGCTAGAACAACGACGGGGTGGAGCCCAGACTTGACAGAGCTTATCGACAAAGCTGGAATCAAGAATGTCAGAGATGCTTCGGAATGGGGCAGCGTCGAGAAGCAATTAGGTGTCTATTCGATCCCTTCATCACCTGCGGCTGCAGCGTATATGAACGATTTCCGAAATAAATCGATTGATCAGCTATGGGTACTGGCTTTTACGAATCCGCTCTATGATGCGAACAGTACACCGTATACAGCGGAAGGTCGAGAGGGCTTTGCCAACCACGCCAAGGCCGTTCTCGATGCTTATAACGGCGCAAATGCTAGTGCCCCAGGATATACCCGGTTTTTGAAAGAGGTAGAAGTATACAACGAGTATAATATCGGTTTCGGGGACCGCGGAACCGGACCAGCCGATTCAAAGCCGGAATACTACTACCCGATGCTCAAGAAAACCTACGAAACGGTGAAAGCAGCCCATCCGCAGACAACCGTTGTCGGGATGTCGACGGCAGGTGTTCCGTTGTCTTGGCTGGAATCCGTTATGAAGTTAGGTGGCTTGAGCTATATGGATGCGGTTTCCATTCATCCTTATGTGTATCCTAAAGATCCGGAACAGATGCTGAAATCCATTGACGATATGAATGTACTGATCCGCAAATACAATGGTGGTCAAACGAAGCCGCTCTGGTTCACGGAACTGGGTTGGCCGACCCATAACACCTTATCTGGCGTTAGTGAAAAGAAGTCGGCCGATGATCTGGTTCGCGCTTATGTGCTTTCACTAGCGAAAGGTGTTGAGAAAATATACTGGTACGATTTCATGAATGATGGAACGAATCCGGCAGTCAACGAAGATAACTTCGGTCTCGTACGCAATAAAAACGATAAATTAGGCGCTTATACGCCGAAACCTGCTTACACAGCTTATGCCGTCTTGATTCGTCAACTGTCAGGTGCAATTTTCACTGCCGACGAGTCGATGTCAGGTTCTTACTTCACGTATTTGTTTAAAAAGGAGGGGCAGGATACCCGCGTCCTTTGGTCGGTGCAACCGACTCCGGTTGCTATTCGAACACAAACCCCTGTGCGCGTCGTGGATTATATGGGCAACGAAACCATTTATACGCCAGTTCAAGGTAAGGTCTATCTGACATTAAACAGTGATCCAGTCTATCTGTCAGGAGCGATTGACGGAATGGATGAAGACCGCACTTTCTACTTAAATGGCGAGACTTCCTTGGTCAGAGAAGCAGGCAAACTCAAGCTTACTGTCGACAACAAGACGAGTGAGACTTTAACTGGAATGTTTGAAATGAATGGACAGAGTTATGCGTTCCAAGCTGCTGTCGGTTCCCAGCAAGTACTCGATCTTCAGGTTCCGGGAATGGATCATGAGGGAAGCTTGCCTGTCCGCGGAAAACTTATTTCCTCCGCCGGAAATCCGCTAGGCCATCTCTCGGCGGATATCCCGTTCCATAAACCTTTTACCATCGAGGTGAAGCCTGCCGCTGCGGTTACTTCGGAAGAGGACCCAGCCGTACATATCGTCATCGGCAACCATGCGGCTGAACATGCTCTTCATCTGTCAGGAATCAATTGGTCAATTGGCGGCTTATCCGGGACGATCCCGCCTAAAGTTATCGCTCCAACAACGATGGACGAAGTAACGATTGCACTCCCAGGCTTCGAGGAAGGGAAGTCATACCCGTTGGACATCACCGTACGTTTAGATGGATATGATCCCATTCGTACCGTCAGCTCCATTGATTTCAATAAAGTTGCCTATAGAGGTGATGTGACAGAGCCAGTCCTTATTGATCTGAGCACGGGGACGAACAAAATCAAAGCGGAGAGCTATACCGGGAAAGAGGATTTAAGCGGAAACTTCCACCTTTCCTGGGACGAAACGAATTTCTACTTGGATGCTGATGTCGTGGATGATGTTTTCCAGTATCCGTTTACGGGCCAGGAGTTATATAAAAACGACAGTATCCAGTTCGGTATAGCGGCGGGCATCCCTGGATTGGTTTCTTTCAATTATGAAATTGGCCTTTCGATGACACCGGAGGGATCTAAGATTTATTTCTATAATGCGCCACAGGGTATTCCGCTCGGAATTCATGATAATGGTGATATGATCTTGAAGGTGACCCGAGATGAGGCAACGCATGTAACGAGCTACCGCTTGGCAATGCCTTGGCGGGAATTAGAACCCACTGCGGCTGTGGCAGGGAATACGATCAGCTTCTCGCTGCTCGTGAATGAGAACGATAACGGAAGTCGGGACGGCTATATCGAATGGGGATCTGGCATTGGCAGCGCGAAGGATGCGACCCTGTTCAGGTCCGCACAGTTAATGGCTCCAGCGGCTAGCGATCATACGCCGCCGACGGCAGTCGTTGCCTACAGTACAACAGCCTCAACAAATGCTCCTGTCATTGCGACAATAACGCCGAGCGAGCCTGTGACGATCACGAATAATGGCGGTTCCAACCAATATACCTTCCTTGCAAACGGCAGTTTCACATTTGAATTTGTTGATAGCGCAGGAAATAGCGGAACAGCGACAGCCACGGTCGGTAATATCGCTTCGGACAGCACGGGCGCACCCGGAAAGCCAGTTATCTCCGACGATAATGGGTATGATACGGGCATTAAGGATGGCAGCTATAAGGTGACGATGAACCTCTGGTGGGGGAATAATGGCATGATTTATAAATTGTACGAGAATGACGTTCTGATCGATACCCAAATGCTGGGTGATCATACGCCGAATGTCCAATCTGCGGTTACGGACGTTACCAACAAACCGAACGGTACTTATCGCTACGTTGCAGAACTGACGAATGCCTTAGGAACGACTCGAAGCGATCCTCTTACGGTGCAAGTTAACGGAGCTGCGCCAGCGAAGCCTGAGCTTTCAAGCGATAACTGGGCCGGAGCCGACGCCTACACGATTGCGATGAACATGTGGTGGGGGACGAATGGAACACGTTACCGTCTGTATGAAAATGGTGTGTTGATCGATACATTAACACTGAACGCCAATTCTCCGAAGGCTCAGTCAACTATGACCGTATTTCGTGACAAGCCTCGAGGCACTTATGAATATTGGTGCGAGCTTGCGAATGATGCAGGAGTCAGCTCAAGTGAAAAGTTGATTGTGCAGGTCAATTAA
- a CDS encoding extracellular solute-binding protein — MRQLKHAGKTALAVTMAAALLAACSTNTKEADQPGSSPSSSAAASKGPKKEISISIFDRGTVPTDEGTYESNRWTKWINEKAPVNVKWVPVARNQAQPKLNALIASGEAPDLIWEYDRNYISQLVNQGAVQPIGDYINKYSTTYKDYLEKHPELKPYLNFNGQMYAVTFARETIANHGIWIRQDWLDKLNLKAPTTVEELVEVSRKFKDGDPDGNGKADTVPIALSTSASTIYRSLFFTSENQWYVEEGKLKFGRTLDRYADSLAFQKQLFDEGLIDKEYITDNNFQRSSQLLTTGKAGIYFGNWDIEALNATIVQNDPKAKMVPLESVSTKYGKNGLYQEAPPSIFTAFNSKMKEDQIKSSIQFIDWMMKDGWIPLKYGEENVHFKMVDGVRQKTDPDKIKKELAYALEYPIVMDAVLKPEQFPAMAAKDDVSQSYAVQKGKSLNLVLKNKYRRDIPFNPDFPELTQLIATFNPIAQQIEAKVVTGGKAMTPQDGLNELRKEWKRLGGDNVEKLAQDWYDKNKANFK; from the coding sequence ATGAGACAACTGAAACATGCCGGGAAAACGGCTCTAGCCGTAACAATGGCGGCAGCGCTGCTGGCAGCATGCAGTACGAACACGAAGGAGGCAGATCAGCCGGGCAGTTCGCCGAGCTCGTCCGCAGCGGCAAGCAAAGGACCGAAAAAAGAGATCAGTATTTCAATATTTGATCGCGGTACGGTGCCGACAGATGAAGGAACCTATGAGAGCAATCGCTGGACGAAATGGATTAATGAGAAAGCGCCGGTTAACGTGAAGTGGGTGCCTGTCGCGCGCAATCAGGCTCAGCCCAAGCTGAATGCTTTGATTGCTTCAGGCGAAGCGCCTGACCTGATTTGGGAATACGACCGCAACTACATTAGCCAGCTCGTGAATCAGGGTGCCGTTCAACCCATTGGCGATTACATCAACAAATATAGTACGACGTACAAAGATTATTTGGAGAAGCATCCGGAACTCAAGCCGTATTTGAACTTTAACGGGCAAATGTATGCTGTAACCTTTGCTCGGGAAACGATCGCAAATCACGGGATATGGATTCGTCAGGACTGGCTGGATAAGCTGAACTTGAAGGCGCCAACGACGGTCGAGGAACTGGTTGAAGTATCGCGCAAATTCAAGGACGGCGATCCGGATGGCAACGGCAAAGCGGACACCGTGCCGATTGCTTTGAGCACCAGCGCAAGCACGATTTACCGCTCTTTATTCTTCACTAGCGAGAATCAGTGGTATGTTGAAGAGGGCAAACTCAAGTTCGGCAGAACGCTTGATCGCTATGCGGATTCGCTAGCTTTCCAAAAACAGTTGTTTGATGAAGGTTTGATCGATAAGGAATACATTACCGACAATAATTTCCAGAGATCGAGTCAACTGTTAACGACAGGCAAGGCAGGCATTTACTTTGGAAATTGGGATATTGAAGCGCTGAATGCCACGATCGTTCAGAATGATCCCAAAGCAAAGATGGTTCCACTTGAATCTGTAAGCACCAAGTATGGCAAGAATGGTTTGTATCAAGAAGCACCACCGAGCATATTCACCGCATTCAATAGCAAAATGAAGGAAGATCAAATCAAATCCTCGATTCAGTTTATTGATTGGATGATGAAGGACGGCTGGATTCCTCTGAAATACGGCGAAGAAAATGTTCATTTCAAAATGGTTGATGGCGTACGTCAGAAAACAGACCCGGATAAAATCAAGAAGGAGCTTGCTTACGCACTCGAATATCCAATCGTGATGGATGCCGTGCTCAAACCGGAACAGTTCCCGGCTATGGCTGCAAAAGATGATGTCTCGCAAAGTTATGCTGTTCAAAAAGGAAAATCACTCAATTTGGTACTTAAAAACAAATACCGCAGAGACATTCCGTTCAATCCTGATTTTCCGGAGCTGACACAGTTGATTGCAACTTTCAATCCGATTGCGCAGCAAATCGAAGCGAAAGTGGTGACTGGCGGCAAAGCGATGACACCGCAGGATGGGCTTAATGAGCTTCGCAAGGAATGGAAACGTCTTGGCGGTGATAATGTGGAGAAACTTGCACAGGATTGGTACGACAAAAACAAGGCGAATTTCAAGTAA
- a CDS encoding carbohydrate ABC transporter permease, giving the protein MNKPMNRSSSHGAVKVVVYLLLAIASLVTLFPFWYEIVASFSSSRAITSGEVFMWPVEFNAIAYKRLFDDGQLLIAIRNTVVVTVVGTVLNMLMTILAAYPLSRRRLVGRNGLLIFITITMLFVAGLIPNFILIKSLGLVNTYWAVWLPGLISTYNMFVMKTFMEGLPEEIEESASMDGAGDWRILLQIMMPLCKPILAALSLFYAVGWWNSYFNVLLYITKTNMLTVMVKLYQMVNKVDESLLNNVGGNDASDAILLTPEGIKAAAVVIAIIPILCVYPFLQRHFVKGVLIGSVKG; this is encoded by the coding sequence ATGAATAAACCAATGAATCGTAGTTCATCGCATGGTGCTGTTAAAGTTGTGGTGTATCTATTGCTTGCCATCGCTTCGCTGGTGACGCTCTTTCCTTTCTGGTATGAGATCGTCGCTTCCTTCAGCAGCAGCAGAGCGATTACATCAGGTGAAGTTTTTATGTGGCCGGTGGAATTCAATGCAATCGCTTACAAAAGGTTGTTTGATGATGGACAATTGTTAATAGCTATTCGGAATACGGTTGTCGTTACGGTGGTGGGCACGGTGCTCAACATGCTTATGACCATTCTCGCGGCTTACCCGCTTTCGAGGCGCAGGCTTGTCGGCCGCAATGGGCTGCTCATATTTATTACGATAACGATGCTGTTCGTGGCCGGCTTGATTCCGAACTTTATTCTGATCAAGTCGCTTGGACTGGTCAATACTTACTGGGCGGTATGGTTGCCAGGTTTGATTAGTACGTACAATATGTTTGTTATGAAAACGTTCATGGAAGGGTTGCCGGAAGAAATTGAAGAATCGGCATCGATGGACGGAGCTGGGGATTGGCGGATACTGCTGCAAATTATGATGCCTTTATGCAAGCCTATACTAGCTGCCTTGTCCTTATTCTATGCAGTGGGCTGGTGGAACAGTTATTTCAACGTTTTGCTGTATATTACGAAAACAAACATGCTGACCGTCATGGTTAAGCTGTATCAGATGGTCAACAAAGTAGATGAAAGCCTGCTGAATAACGTCGGAGGAAACGATGCCTCCGATGCCATTTTGTTAACGCCAGAAGGCATTAAAGCAGCAGCAGTGGTGATCGCGATCATACCTATTTTATGTGTTTACCCGTTCTTGCAGCGGCATTTTGTCAAGGGCGTCTTGATCGGTTCGGTTAAAGGGTGA
- a CDS encoding ABC transporter permease, with the protein MSGMFPEAELRTETGTRTAKGGSTAQAIKRRIKRDRHLYLMLLPVIAFYLLFKYAPVVGEIIAFKNYRFADGIFGSQWVGLKHFRMLFASPDFWRILRNTLVLNVYSLAFGFPVPIILALLLNEVRRNWYKRIVQNMLYIPHFMSWAVLGGIVVAALSPSTGVVNLILKKFTGGDTIYFMADSVWWPIVYTLSGIWREAGWGTILYLAAMASIDPQLYEAAKMDGAAKMRQIWHITLPGIRGTIAILLVLRMGQMMDVGLEQTLVLQNNSVLDVADVISTYVYRVGLQNMSYSYTTAIGLFQSVISLILVLGVNRVIRFTGERGLW; encoded by the coding sequence ATGAGTGGGATGTTCCCGGAAGCGGAGCTCCGAACCGAGACCGGGACGCGAACGGCCAAAGGCGGATCGACGGCGCAGGCAATAAAAAGAAGAATAAAACGTGACAGGCATTTGTATCTGATGCTGCTGCCCGTGATCGCTTTTTATTTGCTGTTCAAGTATGCACCGGTCGTCGGTGAAATCATTGCTTTCAAAAATTACAGGTTTGCGGACGGCATTTTTGGAAGCCAGTGGGTTGGATTAAAGCATTTTCGGATGCTGTTCGCTAGTCCGGATTTCTGGCGGATATTGAGAAATACACTTGTGCTTAATGTGTATAGTCTGGCGTTCGGTTTTCCGGTACCCATTATCTTGGCGCTTCTATTAAATGAGGTTCGCCGGAACTGGTACAAACGAATTGTGCAGAATATGCTCTACATTCCGCATTTTATGTCATGGGCAGTTTTGGGTGGTATCGTTGTTGCCGCGCTGTCGCCAAGCACAGGGGTCGTCAATCTGATTCTCAAGAAATTTACCGGAGGGGACACGATTTATTTCATGGCCGATTCGGTCTGGTGGCCGATCGTTTATACCCTATCTGGCATATGGCGGGAAGCGGGGTGGGGGACGATTCTGTATTTGGCTGCTATGGCTTCTATCGACCCTCAGCTCTATGAGGCAGCGAAGATGGACGGCGCAGCGAAGATGAGGCAAATTTGGCATATAACGCTGCCTGGCATTCGAGGCACCATCGCGATTTTGCTCGTTTTGCGAATGGGGCAAATGATGGATGTGGGCCTTGAACAAACGCTTGTTCTGCAAAACAACTCTGTACTCGACGTAGCTGATGTTATCAGTACGTATGTCTATCGGGTAGGCTTGCAAAATATGAGCTACAGTTACACGACAGCCATCGGCTTGTTCCAATCGGTCATTAGTCTCATTCTCGTGCTTGGCGTAAACCGCGTGATTCGGTTTACAGGGGAACGGGGGTTATGGTAG